The Elephas maximus indicus isolate mEleMax1 chromosome 17, mEleMax1 primary haplotype, whole genome shotgun sequence DNA segment AGTATTTAGCTGTGAGAGATGAAACCGAACATTTTGGCATATCTGAAAAGCCCCAGTAAACTGTGTCTGTTCTTAACTGCATGTGGTTGGATTCCTTAGACTATTTTGATTAAGCCTAtaataacaaaacaagaaaaggaaagcaCAAACTATGTTTCCCACTTTCCAGAAGAGAAAACTAAGGTCCAGATAGGCTAAGTGtctcttgattaaaaaaatagtacTAGAACCAGGCTTAAGATTCAGGTTTTCTGACTTACCTGCTTTTTCATTAATCCATGGTAGTCCACGTGTGAGGCAATCCAATAAGAGAGCTGAGAACAATGTTGTTATCTTTGTGGCTGAATTGCCTCCTCTGGATCTTAACTACAAGACTTTGCCTCTGATGTGGCACCACCCCTATTTATAGCTTCCTACACATCTTAGATCTCTGGTTTTCAAACATGCCTTTCTCCACACTGAGtcaaaaagttgaaaataatcaTTCTGAGAAAATGTCATgaatgtttcaagttctcttgtGCAATAAGGACATGAGCCTGTTGATTGCTTCTCTTAAGACTTCCTTTACCTTTTGATTTCTCAAACTGTAAATgaagggattcagaagaggggtCACCATTGTGGTAAGGACAGCAGTCGCCTTGTCAACATCCAGCAGATGGCTCTGGCTGGGCCTGACATACATGAAGATGTTGCTTCCATAGGCAATGGAGACAACGGTGATGTGAGAAGCACAGGTAGAAAAGGCCTTCTGCTGTCCTTGGGCTGAGGGAATGCGCAAGATGGTAGAGAAGATATAGGTGTAGGACACAGTGGTGAGAACCAGTGATGTCAGGAGGATGAGGGAAGATAAGAGGAAGTTTATCATCTCAATGAAATGAGTATCAATACAGGCCACCTGTAGCAGAGGGGCgatgtcacagaagaaatgatgaatttccTTAAAGCAGAAAGGTAACCTGGAAATCACAATAGCTGGATACAGCACTGATAGGAAAGCTCCCACCCAACAGCCCAGAACCAGCAGAAGGCAGACTCTACTGTTCATGATGATGGTGTAGTGCAGggggttacagatggccacatagcggtcaaagGACATGACAGCCAAGAGGATGAACTCCCCTGTccccaagaagaaatagaaatatgttTGAGTGATGCAGCCAGCAAGGGATATGGTTTTTCTCTCCTGTAAGAGACAAGCTAGCAACTTCGGGGCAGTGGTAGTTGTGAATAGAATGTCTAAAAAGGACAAATtactgaggaagaagtacattgGGGTTTGGAGGTGATTATCAGCCCAGATTAGGGAAATGATGGCAATATTTCCTGTGAGAGTAAGCATATAAGTAAACAAGAGAACTGCAAAGAGGGAAATTCGAAGCTTCTGGAGAACAGGGAAGGCGGTCAGGGTAAATTCGGTCACTGCGGTCTGATTTTGCACATTCATTGCACCGAATTGTTAGTGGGCAGCATGTCTccgaaaaaaaatgtaaaacataaagaGATGAAAATCAAATTAGGTAAGTATTTAACTCTCAACATCCGTAATAAGGGTAAAGCAGAAAACAGTCTGTATCGGAATCAAGCGTGATTTGTTCTAGTCCTGTCCCTGATCCTAATAAATGTGGAATCTAGGAAAAATTGCATTACTTCTTCAAACCTCAGTATtctcatatttaaaatttttcattgaaTGAAATTATGTCCATGGTCTCCATCAAGTTTTTATGATTTTATTCTTTTACAAAAGCCCCTGCCACTGTTCTACTCTTTTCCCAACTAGCTGTGTGCCTGAGAGGCAGATTTAACAGGAGATCCAGTCATTAGATCTAGAAAATGGAGACAGGGGATATTAGTAAAAGTTGAATTGTTTTTCTTGGTTATTTTAACTTTTAGGGTATCTTCCAAATCAATGTGTAGAAACTATGAATGCTTGGCAGGATACTGACAAAAGGGATATTTGTACTTGTCTCTACCCACTTCCGTCATTGGTACTATGTGCTGAGTATCAATGTCATGTCTCGTTGGACAACAAGTAATTCTGATGCAATAATAATTGATCTCTCCATAAGGTCACGTAGTTTTTCTTTCCTATAATGATACGAACTTTTTGATGTCTACACTGTTACAGAAAAAGTAGATCCATGATATATGGTTCATAATTTGCATAAGCAATTTTACGTACTTGTGAAAAATTGTCTTTCAGAAAAATGGTCAGTGTGTTTCTTCTTTGTTCCTCAAAAATGTTACATCTGTGGCAACGTCTAGGAGAATGAGCAATTCGACTGATTATTACAGGTTCTCTGAAACGGATCTCTTATACTTTATATTGTTTTCAGCCATTTGGAGAGGAAGTTATTTCTTAAAACCATAAGTatttgccattgtgttgattctgactcatggtgactccatgtgtgcagagtagagctgtgctccatacagttttcatggctgtgacattttggaagcagatcaccaggcttttcttctgaggtgctcctggatgtgtttgaactgccaaccttttggttaacagtccagCAATGGCTGTGCCACCCGGGGGATCCTGATCATTTTtagcaatgcaaaaaaaaaaaaaaaaaaaaaatggtggagtAAGAAACACAGGCAGGCAGATGGTATTTAACAAACTCAGCTTTATCTCTGAATATTGCTTAACTTTGCTGACATCTGCATTGCATGTCCCTATAGTTCAATTGAAGCTTTGTCTATTGCTATATAATTTTGtggctaatttttttgttgttgttgttacatgtgtttttttttattagtatttttttattaacttttattgagcttcaagtgaacgtttacaaatcaagtcaaactgtcacatataagtttataaacactttactccgtactcccacttgctctccccctaatgagtcagcccttccagtctctcctttcgtgacaattttgccagctccccactctctctatcctcccatcccccctccagacaggagatgccaacacagtctcaagtgtccacctgatacaaatagctcactcttcatcagcatctctctcctacccactgtccagtcccttccatgtctgatgagttgtctttgggaatagttcctgtcctgggccaacagaaggtttggggaccatgactgctgggattcctctagtctcagtcagaccattaagtatggtctttttgtgagaatttggggtctgaatcccactgttctcctgctccctcaggggttctctgttgtgctccctgtcagggcagtcatc contains these protein-coding regions:
- the LOC126060980 gene encoding olfactory receptor 6M1-like, whose protein sequence is MNVQNQTAVTEFTLTAFPVLQKLRISLFAVLLFTYMLTLTGNIAIISLIWADNHLQTPMYFFLSNLSFLDILFTTTTAPKLLACLLQERKTISLAGCITQTYFYFFLGTGEFILLAVMSFDRYVAICNPLHYTIIMNSRVCLLLVLGCWVGAFLSVLYPAIVISRLPFCFKEIHHFFCDIAPLLQVACIDTHFIEMINFLLSSLILLTSLVLTTVSYTYIFSTILRIPSAQGQQKAFSTCASHITVVSIAYGSNIFMYVRPSQSHLLDVDKATAVLTTMVTPLLNPFIYSLRNQKVKEVLREAINRLMSLLHKRT